GGACTGGTGTGGGTTCTGAGCAGGATCTCCTCTGTAATATAGAAAGTGTCCTGCATATCCCGTGCTGGGTGGTCCTTAGGCAGATTCATCCGCTCAAAGTTGTAATAGTCCTTTTCCACTTCAAAGCCGTCCACGACCTGATAGCCCATCCCGATGAAGATATCTTCAATTTCTTCACTAGTTTGGCTAAGAATATGACGGTTCCCAACCGGAATTTGACGGCCTGGCAGGGTCACATCCAAGGATTCCTCAGCCAGTTTCAGAGCTACTAATTGCTCTTCCATCTCTTGAGCAGTCTTTTCAAAGGCTGCTGTCAGAATATCACGCGCTTCATTGACATGCTTCCCGATAATCGGCCGCATTTCAGCTGAAATATCCTTCATCCCTTTCAGGACTTCAGTCAGCGAACCCTTCTTACCCAAGACTGCTACACGCAAGTCCTGCAGTTCCTTTTGATTCTCAGCCTTGAGCTGCTTGAGAGAAGCTAGAGTCTCTTCACGTAGGCTTTTCAGTTGTTCTTCAATCGTTTTCGTCATTTTCCCTCCAAAATAAAAAGCGCGCCAATCTCCATAAGCGGAGCGTTGACACGCGGTACCATCCGTTTTTTATCTGGCAAGCCAGACCTTACTTATCAATCCTAGAGCAAGTGAATTCGCCTAGCTTTCATCTAGAGAGCTTTCAGTCGCTGGCTCCCCTCCCTGTTAAACTTCCCCTAGGTTACTGGTCTTGCGGATTGCTATTTAGTTATATTTCATTCTAACAGATTTCTAAACATTTCGCAAGCTAATCCAGCTGATTTCCACGCTCGAATGGAAGCCCTAGCCTTTCATCCTCTTTTTGAAAATCCAGACAGAAGGGATAAAGAATAGGAAAGCATAGAGAAGAACCCAAAAAAGATGAGGCAAAAGTGAATTCAAATCTTGAGCCAATGCCAACTGAACAACCTTTGCTGCATGGGCAAATGGCAAGGCATTGCAAAATGCTTCAAAACCACCTCCTATCATCTCAATCGGAAGCACTGCTCCACTGAGAAAAACCGTAGCATTGACAAGAATAGTTCCAAAACCACTGACTGCATTACTGCTAGAGAAAGCTGACCCTAAAAGCAAGCCCAAAGAAATAAAGAGCAGAGCTACTGGGATCAAAACCAAGAGGACGTAAAAAGTTCCCAGATTTAAGGATAAGCCAAAAATCATTGCAGTCGCAAAACTGGCTATGCCCTGTAAAAGAGCCAGAGGCAGAACTGGAATCGAATACCCTAAGATATAATCCACGCTTCTAAGCGGTGTAGATAGGAGACGCATGAGAAAAGAGTTATTGCGGTCCGTGGCCATTAAACTGCCGACAAAAATAGTCAGCCAGGAAGCACCAAATACCATCATACTAGGAGCAAAATTTTCAATGGAAAAGATAGCTGGCATCCCTTTGAGGCTCTGTTTCATAAGGGACAGGGCGATAATCAGAAAGACAGGAAAACCAATTCCCATCAAACTGCTGACATAATCACGCATGATTTCTTTGAAATTGCGCTTTGCAAAAATGAAGGCTCTCATGCTAATTCCCCTCCTTCCGTATAGGACAAAAAGGCCTCTTCAAAATCCTTCTTGCCGGAAGCTTGGATAATTTCCTCTGCTGTTCCCAAGATCTGCACCACTCCCTTATCCATAATGCAAAGTCGGTCGGCCAAAGCCTCGGCTTCTTCTAG
This window of the Streptococcus sanguinis genome carries:
- the pheS gene encoding phenylalanine--tRNA ligase subunit alpha codes for the protein MTKTIEEQLKSLREETLASLKQLKAENQKELQDLRVAVLGKKGSLTEVLKGMKDISAEMRPIIGKHVNEARDILTAAFEKTAQEMEEQLVALKLAEESLDVTLPGRQIPVGNRHILSQTSEEIEDIFIGMGYQVVDGFEVEKDYYNFERMNLPKDHPARDMQDTFYITEEILLRTHTSPVQARAMDAHDFSKGPLKMISPGRVFRRDTDDATHSHQFHQIEGLVVGENISMANLQGTLQLIVQKMFGKDRSIRLRPSYFPFTEPSVEVDVSCFKCGGAGCNVCKKTGWIEIMGAGMVHPRVLEMSGIDAEKYSGFAFGLGQERVAMLRYGINDIRGFYQGDIRFSQQFK
- a CDS encoding ABC transporter permease, whose translation is MRAFIFAKRNFKEIMRDYVSSLMGIGFPVFLIIALSLMKQSLKGMPAIFSIENFAPSMMVFGASWLTIFVGSLMATDRNNSFLMRLLSTPLRSVDYILGYSIPVLPLALLQGIASFATAMIFGLSLNLGTFYVLLVLIPVALLFISLGLLLGSAFSSSNAVSGFGTILVNATVFLSGAVLPIEMIGGGFEAFCNALPFAHAAKVVQLALAQDLNSLLPHLFWVLLYAFLFFIPSVWIFKKRMKG